The genomic segment ACCCATTTTTACGGTGCCGCGTACGAGGGTCGTTTTCCCCGGGTGCAGTTCCATTTCGGACTCGAAACAGAAGACGCGGTGCTGGATCGCTATGTGGCTTATTACAGAGATAACGGATACCTGCGGGAAAGGGGCGAATGGTTCGATTGGTGGAACCGGCCGATTTTCTGCACCTGGGGGCAGCAGGAATATCTCGAGCTTAGCTGCGACTTCGAGCGCAATCCGCTGACGGCGGACACGTTGATGGATTGGGTCGTAAGCCTGGAGGAGAAGACGGGCGGCCATCCGTTTACGCTGATCGTCGATTCGCACTGGTTCGATCATTACGGGGAATACGGCGTGCATCCGCAGAGGTTCGGCGATACGGCCCGTTTCCGCCGGCTGATCGAATCCGTCAAGGCGCGCGGTCACAAGGTCGTGCTCTGGTACACGCCGCTATGGGTGTCGAAGACGTCCCGTATCGTGCGCGAGCATCCGGAGTGGCTGGTGAAAACCCTGGAGGGGGAGCCGGCCCGCGTCACGAACACCGAAATCTACGACTACGTCTACTTGCTCGATTGCTCGCGCCGGGACGTGCGGGCGCATATCCGCAGCACCGTGCGTTACCTGCTGTCAGACGAGGCTGACGGCCTGAATGCCGACGGCTTCAAGATCGACATGAACTACTACGGTCCGGTCGGCGGCAAGCATGCGATCGACAATTACGAATGGGGCATCGGCGAAAAGCTCTGGTACGAGCTCGTCCGGTTCATCGGCACGGAGGCGGCTGCGGTCAAGGCGGATGCGCTTCTGACGCTGAGCGGGGCGGAGCCGTACTTGCAGCCGTGGGCGCCGGCGCAGCGGCTGAACGATCTGTTCCCCGTCGTGCCGGAGTCGCCCGATCCGTGGTACCGCCGGGCCGCGCTCGTGAGTAAGATGCTCCCCGGCGTGCTGATCGACGTGGACGGCTGGCCGAGTACGCGAACCCGGTCCGCCGAGTATTGGATGGTGTCGCCGACCTTCGGCGTGCCGGTCACCTACCATCTTGATGGCTTCGATAACAAAGAGAAGCTTAGCGACGCCGACTTCGCGCGAATGCGGGCGGCCTGGAACGTCTATGCGAACGCGCCGGTCAAGGCGGACATGGCGCTGCATATCGATCCGGATCGCCGGGTGTTCTACCGGACGTACGGGTCGGGACCGCTGGCGGGCTTCTACGCGGCGCTGGCGATGCATAGCTGCTGTCTCGTCACCTACGGCGAGCGATGGATGATGGCGGCCTCGATCGCGGACATGACGGTGGAGGTGCCGGTGCCGCCGGGCCGTACGATTAGCGCCGCCTGCAAGCGGCTGCCGGGAGGTGATGTGCCGATCGTCTGGGAGGAGGATCGCGAGGCCGGAACCGTTCGATTCAGAATTGAGGATTGCGGCAGGGGCATCGAAGCGTTCGTATTGGAATTCGCGCAGGTTGACGGTTAAGGAGGGAATGGCGGTATGCTGCACAGAAGCGACATTCAAATCCGCGATCCGTTCGTCGTGCCGGTGCCGGAAGAGGGATTGTACTATTTGTACGGCACGACGGATCGTAACGCTTGGTCCGGTCCGGGCATCGGCTTCGACGTCTACCGAAGCCGCGATCTGGAGCAGTGGGAGGGGCCGTTCCCGGCGTTCCGGCCCGAAGCCGGGTTCTGGGGGATCGAAAATTTCTGGGCGCCCGAGGTTCATCGCTGGCGGGGCATGTACTATATGTTCGCCAGCTTCAAGGCGCCCGGACGGCGGCGCGCGACGCAGATTCTGGCCGCGGACGGGCCGCTCGGCCCGTTCAGGCCCTTGTCTGACCGGCCGGCGACGCCGCCGGACTGGGAATGCCTGGACGGCACCTTGTACGTGGACCGGCAGGGCGAACCGTGGATCGTATTCTGCCGCGAGTGGCTGCAGGTGACGGACGGCGAGATGTACGCCCTTCGGCTTAGCGGGGACCTGGCCGAGACGGTGGGTAAGCCGGTTAAGCTGTTCTCCGCGACGGAGGCGCCGTGGGTGCGGAGCACGGTGTACGAAGCTGAGGGTCAGCCGGACGTTCGCGGCTACGTGACGGACGGGCCGTTCCTGTTCCGACCGGCCGAGCGGGAGCTGTGGATGCTCTGGTCGAGCCACGGTGCCGAAGGGTATGCGATGGGCATCGCGATGTCTGCGTCCGGAGAGATTGAAGGGCCGTGGATGCAGGAAGCGCTGCCGTTCTTCCGCCGGGACGGCGGGCACGGGATGCTCTTCGCCGATCTGGAGGGTCGGCTGACGCTCGCGCTGCACTGCCCGAACCGGACGCCGGACGAGCGCCCCGTATTTTTCCGCGTGAAGACGGAGGGCGGTACGCTTGCGCTATAGGAAGACTGAGACGTTCCGGGAGGATGGGCAGCTCGCGCTGGAGCGGGGCTGGGCGGCGTGGGGCCCGCTTTCCTGCTCCGCCTCAGGCGCTTGCCGGCGTGAAAGGCCTTTTTTTACATCTTTATGAAAGCGTTTTATATTAATGATCCTCATTACTTCATATCAGGAGGTAAATCGCTATGAGAAACATCGGTTTGCGTTTCGTTCGTCTTCTGATCGCGGCGGCTTTATTCGTCGCACCTCTGGCCTTCGGCGTGCCGGCGACGCACGCCGCCGGTACGGTCACCGCCTACGCGGCGCCCACCGGCGCGCCCCGCTCCTCCGACTTCACGGTCACAGCCGGCAGCAGCGCCATCGATTTGTACGGAGACAACAACGGCTGGGGCAACAAGGTATCGTACGGTTACTTCGACATGACCGGCTCCGTGACCGTGTCGGTGACGGTCAACTTCTCTTTTTCCTCCTATAAACTGGCGCCTGCTTCCCTCGGTCTCGCCTCTACCCGAAGCGGGAACACGATACAGTTCACGCTGAACGGTCCGACCAACGTATCGCTTATTTTGGACGGGAATTATCAGGGGCGCACGCTCCACCTGTTCGCCAGCGCGCCAGAGACGAGCGTGCCGAGTCCGTCCGATCCGAACGTCATCTACATCGGACCCGGCTATTACGACTACTCTTCCACGCCGACGACGACGATCACGGTCGGTTCGGGCAAGACGCTGTATATCGCCGGCGGCGCGTTCCTGAACGGGCATATCGAAGTGCGCGGCGCCTCGAATGTCGCGATCCGGGGCCGTGGCATCGTCAGCATGAATTATACGTCGACTTATCTGAATCAGCCGATCAGCATCTTGTCGAGCACGAACGTGCAGATGAGCGGCATCATCGTGGACCGGCGAGTCGGTGCCTGGTCGAGCCTGATGGACAACAGCAGCCAGGTCAGCGTCACCGATTACAAAGTCGTCAGCCCGACTTATGCGAGTACGGACGGGCTGAATCTCGTCAATTCCCACGACGTGACGATCGACCGCTCTTTCTTTCGGACCGCCGACGACTGCATCGCGATCAAAGGCGTCGTCACGCCAGGCTACAACGCAAGCGATAATCCGGCGAGCGGAGCGCCCAACTACAACATCACCATCCAGAACAGTCAATTCTGGAGCGATGCCAACGACGTATGGGCGCTCGGCGCGGAGACGCAAGCGGCCTATTACGAGAACATCAAGTATTTGAACAACGACGTCCTGTACAGCTATGACGACCGCGACAATCACGGGGTCATTCAGGACCGGGCCGTTATGGATATCACCGCCTTGAACGGCACGCAGTTCCGCAACATTCTGTACCAGGACATCCGGGTCGAGCAGAGCGTCCGGCTCGTCAATCTCTCTTTTGCGGACAGCTTCTGGTTCGGCTCGCTGCCGGGCAACCAGTCCTTCCCGGGGCTCATCAGCGGCGTGACGTTCCGGAACATTACCGCCGTCGGCACCGGTTCGAAGGAGATTCGGCTGTGGGGCTGGGACCTGGGCAAGCCGGTCAGCGACATTCTGTTCGAGGACGTATCGATCGACGGACAATATTTGACCGATCTGGGCGATAAGCCGTTCAACGTCAACAATTACGTGAAAAACGTCGTCGTCAGGCGCTCTGCCTCACCGGTCGATGCGTATGTCGGCGGGCTGGACTTTTCCTCCGTACAGGGGGCGAATCAGTGGTACTACAAGGAGTGGAACGGCAGCAGCTACGCCAATATGACGTGGAACGCGACGGACCGAAAATGGAAGGGGACGGGCTCGTACATCGGCATGTGGGGGCCGAATTTCGTCCACCCGGAGAGCAACGACGCGGTCAAAGCATGGCTGGCCCCGAGTACGGGCACGGTGATGATCAAAGGAACGGCAGCCAAGTGGGATACGGGCGGCGGCGACGGCGTGCGGATCAAAATCATGAAAAACGGCACCCCGCTGTGGCCATCCAGCGGCTGGCAGACGATTGCGGCGACCGATCGGCTCGGCGTACAGTTCGGCGTCATCGCGAACGTCGCTGCCGGCGATTACGTTTATATCGTCGTCAACAAGAACGGCACCGACAGCTATGACACGACCGTGCTGGATGCGATGATCTCCTACAAACCGGTTTTTAACGCATCGACCGACTTCCTGACGTATCAGGGCGGCTGGAACTGGAGCTATCTGCAGGGCAATGCCGCTCCCTATACGAACATGAACTGGAACGCGGCCGACAAGACGTGGCGGGGCACGAACGCGTGGAATATCATTCACGACGGCGGGCTGATGCATCCGGACGCCGACGACACGGTGCGGGCGTGGACCGCCCCGGCATCGGGTACGGTGCGCGTCACGGGCAACGCGCGGAAGCAGGATACGAACGGCGGGGACGGCGTCCGGGTCAAGATCTTGAAGAACGCCGCGCAGCTATGGCCGGCGAGCGGCTGGCAGGCGATCGCCTACAACGACGCGACGGGTGCCAGCCATTCGCTGACCGTCAGCGTGACGGCGGGCGACGTGCTCTACTTCGTCCTGGACAAGAACGGAAATAACAGTTACGACACGACGTACTGGAGTCCGAACATTTTGTATACGTAACGCGACCGCAAACAGGTCCGCAACCCGACCGCACCGACCGCAACCCGACCGCAACCCGACCGCACCGACCGCAACCCGACCGCAGTCCGACCGCACCGACCGCAACCCGACCGCACCGACCGCAACCCGACCGCAGTCCGACCGTATAGCGAGGATCGCCTGCCCGCAGCCCATGGTCGGCGGCAAGCTCTTCCCTTTCTTTCGATTCGCTTCGTTCCGGGTACAATATACCATCGGAAACGTCGGGATGACGGACGGAAGGGGAGAGACGGGCGGATGATCAATACGATAATCGTGCTGGCGCTCATCGCATGCACGGCTTTCTTCGTGGCCGCGGAATATGCGGTCATACGGGTGAGAATGAGCCGGATCGAGCAGATGGTCGCCGAGGGCAACAAAAAGGCGTCGGCGGTCAAGCAGATCGTGGCCAGATTGGACGAGTACCTGTCGGCATGCCAACTGGGCAACACGCTGACCAACCTGGCGCTCGGCTGGCTGGGCGAATCGACGGTGGAGCATTTGCTGAGTCCGGTTTTCGGGCTTTTCGCGCTGCCGGAGTCGGTGGAGACGGTCGTATCCTTCGTGATCGCGTTCCTCATCCTCACCTTCCTCGAGGTCGTGGTCGGGGAGCTGCTGCCCAAGATCGTGGCGATTCAGAAGGCTGAATCGCTGGCGCTCGCGTTGGCAAGACCGCTTATGATTTTTTTCAAAATCACCTATCCGTTCAGCTGGCTGCTTAACCGTTCGGCGCGGCTGCTCACGGGCATGTTCGGGATGAAGCCGCTCTCCGAAACGGACAACACCCGCACGGAAGCCGAGCTGCGCCTCATTTTGTCGGAAGGCTACAAGAGCGGCATCATCAACTCCTCGGAGTTTCGTTATGTGACCAACATCTTCGAGCTGGACGATATGGTCGCCAAAGGGATCATGATCCCGCGGCGGGACGTGGCGTTCATCGACGAGAGCGAGACGGTGCAGGAGGTCGTGGCCCGTACTTCGCTGGACGCCTATGATCTATATCCGGTGACGGCGGGCGGCGATAAGGATACGGTAGTCGGGCTGATCGATTACAAGGAGCTGCTGACGACGTATATTCGCCATCCGGGAGAGCCGGACATGCCCGTCAAGCCTTACATCGAGCCGGTGCTGCAGCTGCTGGACACCGTATCCGTACAGGAGATTCTGCTGCTCATGCAAAAAAAGGACATCCATATGGCGGTGCTCCTCGACGAATACGGCGGAACTTCGGGCATCGTCACGATCCGCGACATCATCGCGCGCATCGTCGGAGAGCGGAGGCAGCAGCGCGACGAGGACGGCCGCCCGCTGATCCAGCAGCTCGGGGACGGTCAATACGCGCTGAGCGGCACGCTTATGATCGAGGAGACCAACCGCCTGCTGAAAACGGAGATCGAAGACGACGAAGGCGTGTACACGTTGGGCGGCTGGCTCATGTCCGAGCTGGAGGAGGCGATGCCTGGCGCCGAAGTGTCCGCGGACAACTATACGTTCGTCGTCGCGGAGATGGAAAACCGCCAGATCAAGCGCGTTAACGTGCGACGCTCGGCCGCGGCGGTGGACGATATGCAGGAGGCCGCGGCCCCCTCTGCGGAGTATCATTCTTAAAGCGCAGTTCGTGATTTGCAGAACGCGCGGCAAAGCGAATGCGCTCAGGAACCGCACAGCGATGTGCGGTTTTTTGAGCGTACCTGAAAGTGAAAATTTGGCGGCGATTCGCGGGCAGGGCAGTAAGCGCGCTATCCGCGTATCGGCTATCGGCTATTGGCGTTTCGGCGTGTGGCGCTGTTCGGTTGTGCTGCGGCTCGAAATAACTGCATTTGTGCAGGTATTTTTCTCGGACCAACGACGCGCGACGGAAAAACTGCAAATATGCAGGTAAATTTAATCCGTAAGCCGAAATTCGGGCTGATGGGGCAAAAAAGCTGCATTTTTGCATCTATCCAGTCTAAAAGAGGTTAGACCGGCAAAAATAGATGTATATTTGCAGGCTTTGCGGTGCAAGAACGGCGCCGCAAGAAGCCGCCGCTGCAAGCGCGAAAGCAGCGTTACAAAACGACGAGGGCGCTGAAGCGTGCGGTAAGCGAGGAAACCGGCGTGTTTACAGGGAAAGGGCACGCTCGAAATCATTTGGCGGAGGAATTGTAAAAATAAAATGCGGTTTGTGTAAAAATAAAAGAAAAAACGAGGATTTTAATGGATACGGGAGCATGCGACGGGCTGACGCCGCCTCGTGGGCGGAGAGGCTCGTTTATCAATATTCAGAAAATTTGAATAATTGAATCCGCTGTCTTATAATGAGGGCAACTCAAACGAAAGGGGATAGTCCAATGGGCCAGGTAAGCGAAGCATATCCGCAGCGTACGGAAATGTGTCGAACGCAACCGCCCGGCAATTGACGTAACGCGGCGGTCCGGGTATGCGGGAATCCAACGATTACGAGCAAGGGACGACTCTTCGGCAAGCAAGGCGCGAACCGGTCGGTTCGGACGGCGAGCGGATAAGAAAGCGCACGATGATGCAGAGAACGACGATTAAACGAACGGCAAATAAACGAACGATGCAGTAAACGAACGATGCAATAAACGAACGACGAATAAACGAACGATGAGCAAGAGAACGGCGAAAAAAGTATGAGGTGAGAGGTGTCGCGGCAAACGAGCGCCAAGGGCGCCGGCAAGACCCTTTAAACGCACGAATGCGCGTACGACCTTTTGGAGGTCACATTTAAAATGAAGTCTAAGAAGATTACGATCATGCGCAAGCGAATCTGGATGAATCTTCGGAAACTTAAGATGGGAGCGTCTTGAGACAATTGAATAGCAAACCAGAACAGTAGAACACCCGGTTATCAGCTGTTAACCGGGTGTTCTGTTTGTCGTGGGCGCATATTCGGAGCGGCTGATCAGCGGCGGGCGCTTCGGCTTTCGAGCAGTCCGTACTTTTTGCGGATGCGATCGAGCAGCCGTACCCAGCTGAGGCCGAAGAAGCCGAGGAACAGCACGTTCGCCGCCGCGTGAGCGAGATCGAAGTAGAAGCTCTGGGCGTATGTGATCAGGAAGAGCTGCCAGCCGAAGGCGTCGGGGAGGCTGAGCAGCGACCACACGTTCATGATCCAGCCGAAAAGGAAGCCCCAGACGAGGCCGAAGGCGCACAGGCCGATCCGCGACTTCATGAAGCGCGTATGGCGCAGCCAGCCGGCCGAGGCGCCGACCATGCCCCAGGCGAACATTTGCCAGGGCGTCCAGGGGCCCTGACCGAGGAACAGATTCGAGGCGAGCGCGGCGACCGCCCCGACGATGAAGCCGGCTTCGCTGCCGAAGACGAGCGCAGCGACGATAACGACGAAGGACGTAGGCTTAAAGCTCGGCAGCGGCGCGAACGCGATCCGTCCCAGCGCAGCGACGGCCGCCATCGCGGCCAGCATCGCGATCTCGCGCGGCTCGAGCCTGCGCCGTTCGAAGCGGACGAATAGCGGCGCCATGGCCAGCGTCATCGCGACGGCCGACAGGAGCAGGTAGTGGCCGTCCCAGATCGCCGAAGCGACGGCCAGGCCGGCGGCGAGGAGAATGGCGGCGATCAGGAGCGCGCGGCTTCGCTTGTCCATCTGCGCATAACCTCCTCCGCCGTAACGGCGTCCGGATACCGGTGCCTGACCGCCCGGTTTACGGCTGTCGTGTAAAAATAGTTGCCGCCGAAGAAGAGCGGCGGCTCCGCGGCGGCGGCGATCTCTCCGTCGTAGAGCAGGGCGCACCGGTCGGCGTGGCGGGCGGCGAATTCGGCGTCGTGCGTCACCATGACGATCGTCATGCCTTCCTCGCGCAGCTGCAGGAGGAGAGCTGCGAAGGCTTCCTTGGCATCGGGATCGAGCCCCTTGGTCGGCTCGTCGATGCAGAGGATGTCCGGGCGCGGGAGAAGGGCGAGCGCGAGCGCCAGCTTCTGCTGCTGGCCGCCGCTGAGATCGTGCGGATGCCGGTCCGATAGCGCGCCGAGATCGAACGCCTCCGTCCAATGCGCGATCTCGGCGGCGGCCGCGCCGCCCCTGTATCCGGCGTGCTCGGCCTCTCTCTCGAATTCTTCGCGTACGGTGTCGCTGCTGAAGTAGAGCATCGGGTTTTGCGCGAGATAGCCGAGCTTGCGTCCCGGCGCGATCGCGATCTTGCCGCGCTGCGGCTTGCGCAAGCCCGCCATGAGCTGCAGCAGCGTGGACTTGCCCGCGCCGTTGCCGCCAAGGATGGCGAGCAGCTCGCCTTCGCGCACTTGGAGACTCAACTTGCGCAGAACATCGGGGAGGTCGCGCTCGAAGCGGTAGGTAAGCTCGCGACAGGACAGCGCTTCGGCGAAGCCTTGGGCGCCTTGGCGGGCTGACAAGCGAAGCAGGCTGCGCAGCTGGGAGACGCCGCTTGAAGCCGGCGGCCGGCGGGTCTCTGCGCCGTCCGCGGACGCCTGTCCGTGCGGACCGCCTGCCATAGGCGCATGGTCTGCCGGTCCGTCCGAAGCCGCGCGTTCCTCGGCCAGCCGGTCGAGCGCGGCGACCGCCTCGCGCACGGTAAGCGGTAGCGGCGTGTCCGGCGCGGCCGCCGTTCGATCCGCGGCGCCAGTACCTGCGTCGTCTAGCGCGGCGAGCAATCTGGCGACGGACGGCACGTACAGCCGCTCGCGCGGATCGTCGGTCGCCCAGATCCGCCTGCAGACTTCGCCGGGCGAGCCGTCATGCCGGATTCGGCCGTCCGCCATGACGACCAGCCGGTCCGCAAGCGGCAAAATGTCGTCCAGCCGATGCTCGCTCGCGATGACCGTCACGCCGAACTCCTCGTTCAGCCGGCGCAGCAGATGCACGAACTCGCGGGCGGCGACGGGATCGAGCTGGGACGTCGGCTCGTCGAGAAGCAGCAGACGCGGCTGGAGCAGGAGCACGGACGCCAGGTTCACGAGCTGGGTCTGTCCGCCGGAGAGCTCGTGCACGGAGCGCTGCATGAGCGGCTCCAGCCCGAAGAAGCTGGACAGCTCGGCCAGCCGCTGACGCATGACGACCTGCGGAAAGCCTCTGTTTTCCATCGAGAATGCCAGCTCGTGCCATACCGTATCCATCACGATCTGGCTCTCGGGATGCTGGAAGACAAAGCCGATCTCTTCGGCCGCGCGCCCGTCCGGCAGCGCAGCCAGCGGCCAGCCATCATAGCGCACGCTGCCGGACAGATCGCCGACGGGCGCAAGCTCGCGCTTGAAGTGGCGGAGCAGCGTCGTTTTGCCGGAGCCGGAAGCCCCGCACAGCACGACGAACTCGCCTTTGCGTATGGACAGGTCCACTTCCGTCAGCGCAGGCTGGGCCGCGTCCGGATAGCGGAAGGTCAGGCGCTGCGCCGCGACGATCTCCATCGGTATCTCTCCCTCGTTTCGAATACGATCGGCATGCCTACGAAAAGCGCGAATATCGCGAAATGAATCCATTCAAAGGACCCGAGCCGGAGCGTCTCCATCCGCGGGAAAAGCGTGAGCAGGCCCCACCCCTCCCGCCAGCCCGCGAGCGCGAGCAGCAGCAGCAAGCCGAGTATGGCGAGCGTCGCCCGGTCGCGGCGATCCATTCGGTACGGGTAAAAGGCGGTCCGCTTGGCCGTGCCGTAGCCGCGCGCTTTCATCGAATCGCCGGTGCGCATCGCGTCCTCAAGCGACCAGGTCATCAGGATGCGAAGCAGCAGCGCGCCGTTCCGCAATCTGCGAATCGGACCGCCGGTCCGCATGTCGATGCCGCGCGACCGCTGGATCAGCTCGATCTGCTTGAACCTGCGGGCGAACAGCGGGATAAACCGCAGCGTCATCCAGGCGTGCAGGGCCGTCTGGGGCAGAATGGCGGAGAACAAGTACATGAACTTGTCCGTCGTCATCACCACGCGATAGGAGACGAACATCAGCAGCACGGCGAGGATGGTCATCATCGTCATGACGCCGTAGAGGACGGCCTCAAGCGTGATCGGCTGATCCATCATATAAAAAAGAATATGCCGTCCGCGGTGGGACAGCAGCGGATTGACGATCGCGAACAGCCCGCCGATCAGCAAGTAGTAGGGAAGCGAGCGCGCCAGAATCCGGCCCTGCCGCTGCAGAAGCAGGAGCGCTGTCAGCAGAACGAGCGACGCCAATTGGTAGACGGGATGAGTCAGCATCAGTCCGAGCAGGATCACGCCGGCGTAATAGATGAAGCAGACGAGCGGATGGAGGCCGGCAAAACCGCCTGCGTTCACGACCCTGTCTCCGTGCCGTCCGTGCCTTTTCCGACATCCTTGCCCATGTCGAGCGTATACAGCCATTCTACGACGTCGCCGGGTTTCAGCTTGTAAGCGCCCGCGCTCTTGCCCGGAAATTCCCCGTTCACGCGGAACAGCCAGCCGCTCTTCGCGCCCTTGTCGAACTCGTATAAATTATCGATGCCTTCTACATAAGCGGCCGCGCCGCTGCCTTGATACTCCATTTGCATCTTGCGGCTGCGGGTCGCGCGCTTCAGCGCGTCGAGCACGCTGTCCCCGGACTTGAGCTCGACCGCGGCGGGAGACAGGATCGTGCCTGTATCGCTGTCGCCCACAATCGAAAGGGTGATTTCGGCCTTTTGCGGCGCCTGGGTCGCAGCCGGGGAAGGGCTGGTCGTCGCTTGGCCGGACTGCGGAGGGGACGAAGGCTTGCCGCCGACGGTCCCGTTAGGCGTAGGCGACGTTGTCGGCGTGGCGACGGGGGCAGAGGCTTCAGGTTGTGCCGAAGCCGAGCCGGCATTGGCAGTCGCCGGCGGTATCCGGCCGCCGGAAGGCTTGGCAGTACCGGCGGTGGACGCGGCGCCTGGCGTGGCCGTCGGGCTGGCGCCGTCGGGCATGACGCCAGGCGTCGTTGTGTTGCCCGTCGCCGTTGCGGAAGCCTGCGCGCTTGCATGCGGGCTTGCTTTCGGGTCTGCTTGCGGGCTTGCCGAGGACTCGGCGACTCCTGGCTGCCGTGTCTGTGCCGCCGGTGATGACGGAGCGAAGGCGCTCGACTGACCGGACGCCGCCCCGTCATCGGAGCCGGACCCGCCGCAGCCGGCGGCCATGAGCAGCGCGGCCAGCAGGACGAACAATGCCGCGAGCCGGCCCTTGCGAATTTGCTTCACTTCCAGTCCCTCCTTGCGTATGCGCATGCTGTCTATTTAGATGAAGCCAGATTTAGATTTTTAAGCCGGAGGGCGGTCACGGCAGCCATCTCGCGGGTTACGGTGCCCGACGGATCGAAGACGCCGGCGGCGCCAAGCAGAATGCCCTTGTTCGCGACCGCATTAACGTAAGGCAAGGAAGCCGCGCGAATGCTGGAGGCATCCCGCCAAGCCGTGCCGCTCTGCGACTCGGACAGGCCGAAGGCGCGGCCGATCATGACAGCCATCTGCTCGCGCGTGATCGGATCGCCGGGCTTGAAGGCCGTCGCCGATACGCCGTTGACGATGCCGGCGCGGGCGGCTTGCATGACGGCCCCATAGTACCAGGCGGACGGCTGGACGTCGGCGAACGAGACTTCGCCGGTCATGCCGGCGAAGCCGGGACCTTGCGCTGCGCTCAGCCTGTCGCCGGCCAGCCTGACAAGCAGGGCGGCGAACTCGGCGCGCGTGATGCCGCGCTTCGGTTCGAAACGAAGCGGAGAGGCGCTCGTGCCGGATAGCAGCTTGGCCGTGTAAGCTTGATGCACCGCATCTGAGGCCCATCCGGCGATCTGCCTTTCGTCCGCGAACCGTTCGGCGGCGATCCGGTACAGCCCGGGAGCTCCGTCCGCATAACGGTCGTATGCGACCAGCGCCAGCATCGCTTGCTCCGTCGCGATGGCGTCGGAAGCGCCGCCCGGCGTGTGCGCGAAGCCGCCTTCAGCCGTCCGATACGCCAGCAACGCTTCCAGCAGGCCTCCGCCGGCCTTGACGAAGTCAGCGCCGGCAGGATCGCGCCCCGCCGCGGTCAGGCCGATGACGACCTGCGCGGCCGTCTCGCTGTTTTCGTCGCGCTCGAGCTTGAAGCCGCCGTCCGTCAACTGGACGGACGAGAGATAGGCGACGGCGCGGCCGATCGCCGCAGCTACGGCGGCCGAGCTGTTGCCGCCTTGCACGGCAGCGCCGGCCCCGGCGGCGCCGCCTTCGGCGGCATTCGCGTAAGGCGCGAGCGCGGCCAGCGCCATCGCGGTAATGTCCGCGTTGCCGGCTTCGCCGGCGGCCAGCGGGAAGCTGCCGTCCGCGTTCTGCAGCGCGAGCAGCCAATCGACGAGCTTGGCGCGCGTCCAGACCGCGCCGACCGGGACGTCGTAGCCGCCGCTGTCGAGCGCGAGCAGCGCGAAGATCGGGCCGTTGGCGCCCTGGAGCGTCAGCTTGGCGTGGTTATACACCGCGGCCACGAGATCATAGCCCGCGAACGCGCGGGGATCGGCTCCGGCCGCCCGGACGGCGAGGACGATGCGTTCCAGGTCCGTCGCCTTGCGATACGCGCCGCCTGCGGCCTTCACCTGCGCAGCCAGCTCCGCAAGGTAGGCATCCGGAACGCCGCCTCCCGAGCGTCCGAGCGCGAAGGCTTCCCATTCGGACAGCCCGGCGGCAGGCTTGGCAAGCAGAAGCTTGCGGAGCGCCGCGACGTCGGCTTTGTAGGAGGGGCTCGATCCGTCGCCCCCATCCGGCTTGACGCCCGCATTCCCGCCGGAGCCGGAATTCGGAGCGCCTACGTCAGCGCCCAGATCGAGCGTATAGCGCCAGACGACCGAATCGCCCGGCTTCAGCCGGTACATGCTGGCGCTGCCGGCGGGATATAATCCGCCGACCTCGTACATCCAGCCGCTTT from the Cohnella hashimotonis genome contains:
- a CDS encoding hemolysin family protein, translating into MINTIIVLALIACTAFFVAAEYAVIRVRMSRIEQMVAEGNKKASAVKQIVARLDEYLSACQLGNTLTNLALGWLGESTVEHLLSPVFGLFALPESVETVVSFVIAFLILTFLEVVVGELLPKIVAIQKAESLALALARPLMIFFKITYPFSWLLNRSARLLTGMFGMKPLSETDNTRTEAELRLILSEGYKSGIINSSEFRYVTNIFELDDMVAKGIMIPRRDVAFIDESETVQEVVARTSLDAYDLYPVTAGGDKDTVVGLIDYKELLTTYIRHPGEPDMPVKPYIEPVLQLLDTVSVQEILLLMQKKDIHMAVLLDEYGGTSGIVTIRDIIARIVGERRQQRDEDGRPLIQQLGDGQYALSGTLMIEETNRLLKTEIEDDEGVYTLGGWLMSELEEAMPGAEVSADNYTFVVAEMENRQIKRVNVRRSAAAVDDMQEAAAPSAEYHS
- a CDS encoding ECF transporter S component — encoded protein: MDKRSRALLIAAILLAAGLAVASAIWDGHYLLLSAVAMTLAMAPLFVRFERRRLEPREIAMLAAMAAVAALGRIAFAPLPSFKPTSFVVIVAALVFGSEAGFIVGAVAALASNLFLGQGPWTPWQMFAWGMVGASAGWLRHTRFMKSRIGLCAFGLVWGFLFGWIMNVWSLLSLPDAFGWQLFLITYAQSFYFDLAHAAANVLFLGFFGLSWVRLLDRIRKKYGLLESRSARR
- a CDS encoding ABC transporter ATP-binding protein; this translates as MEIVAAQRLTFRYPDAAQPALTEVDLSIRKGEFVVLCGASGSGKTTLLRHFKRELAPVGDLSGSVRYDGWPLAALPDGRAAEEIGFVFQHPESQIVMDTVWHELAFSMENRGFPQVVMRQRLAELSSFFGLEPLMQRSVHELSGGQTQLVNLASVLLLQPRLLLLDEPTSQLDPVAAREFVHLLRRLNEEFGVTVIASEHRLDDILPLADRLVVMADGRIRHDGSPGEVCRRIWATDDPRERLYVPSVARLLAALDDAGTGAADRTAAAPDTPLPLTVREAVAALDRLAEERAASDGPADHAPMAGGPHGQASADGAETRRPPASSGVSQLRSLLRLSARQGAQGFAEALSCRELTYRFERDLPDVLRKLSLQVREGELLAILGGNGAGKSTLLQLMAGLRKPQRGKIAIAPGRKLGYLAQNPMLYFSSDTVREEFEREAEHAGYRGGAAAAEIAHWTEAFDLGALSDRHPHDLSGGQQQKLALALALLPRPDILCIDEPTKGLDPDAKEAFAALLLQLREEGMTIVMVTHDAEFAARHADRCALLYDGEIAAAAEPPLFFGGNYFYTTAVNRAVRHRYPDAVTAEEVMRRWTSEAARS
- a CDS encoding energy-coupling factor transporter transmembrane component T, with the translated sequence MNAGGFAGLHPLVCFIYYAGVILLGLMLTHPVYQLASLVLLTALLLLQRQGRILARSLPYYLLIGGLFAIVNPLLSHRGRHILFYMMDQPITLEAVLYGVMTMMTILAVLLMFVSYRVVMTTDKFMYLFSAILPQTALHAWMTLRFIPLFARRFKQIELIQRSRGIDMRTGGPIRRLRNGALLLRILMTWSLEDAMRTGDSMKARGYGTAKRTAFYPYRMDRRDRATLAILGLLLLLALAGWREGWGLLTLFPRMETLRLGSFEWIHFAIFALFVGMPIVFETRERYRWRSSRRSA
- a CDS encoding DUF4430 domain-containing protein translates to MKQIRKGRLAALFVLLAALLMAAGCGGSGSDDGAASGQSSAFAPSSPAAQTRQPGVAESSASPQADPKASPHASAQASATATGNTTTPGVMPDGASPTATPGAASTAGTAKPSGGRIPPATANAGSASAQPEASAPVATPTTSPTPNGTVGGKPSSPPQSGQATTSPSPAATQAPQKAEITLSIVGDSDTGTILSPAAVELKSGDSVLDALKRATRSRKMQMEYQGSGAAAYVEGIDNLYEFDKGAKSGWLFRVNGEFPGKSAGAYKLKPGDVVEWLYTLDMGKDVGKGTDGTETGS